One Portunus trituberculatus isolate SZX2019 chromosome 42, ASM1759143v1, whole genome shotgun sequence DNA window includes the following coding sequences:
- the LOC123517713 gene encoding uncharacterized protein LOC123517713 isoform X2 has translation MEQPETSELETLHPSHHYLSLQPACKRLKDDLSHQEMMKTKKNVFECPICKVQMSTRQALWKHKKRKHPEATKEESKNKNSLQCMDCEFRSNGITLKNAVKLACVKMKVTDTDRICFGSYNVWCMVVWEILHDWCHSM, from the exons ATGGAACAGCCTGAAACTTCAGAGCTTGAGACGCTCCACCCTAGccaccactacctctctctACAACCAGCGTGCAAAAGGCTGAAAGATGATCTTAGTCACCAAGAAATG atgaagacaaagaagaatgtATTTGAATGTCCCATCTGTAAAGTGCAAATGTCTACAAGACAAGCACTCtggaaacataagaaaagaaaacatcctGAAGCaactaaagaagaaagcaaaaacaaaaattctCTTCAGTGTATGGACTGTGAATTCAG gagtaacGGCATCACACTGAAGAACGCAGTGAAGCTTGCCTGTGTCAAGATGAAGGTAACTGATACCGACCgcatttgttttggttcatacaATGTGTGGTGCATGGTCGTTTGGGAAATTCTTCAtgactggtgtcattctatgtga
- the LOC123517713 gene encoding uncharacterized protein LOC123517713 isoform X1 → MEQPETSELETLHPSHHYLSLQPACKRLKDDLSHQEMMKTKKNVFECPICKVQMSTRQALWKHKKRKHPEATKEESKNKNSLQCMDCEFRCPRVVDLIKHYENHHDRKLSLQTQDFATEGEFLNWKEEEERRTKASFVQHCGPRQRESAVVQYFYCNRSGFFVTKGEGKRNLKRQGSSKIGATCPAFIKFTLDRSTSRGTAEYCLDHTHPCDYAHLRLSDGIQRRVATHLAKGVKIEAILDDVRCSVQASDRDAYIVRKDVHNIKHRISRLSVDVKERQPENVTCISLLVHEMSSQKLSPILYYKGKGVESDVHDADDILIGIQTDFQKDMFLKYGKNCVCIESLHETNQFEYFLIIVMVIDGMGEILPVAWLISNKEDSCALTTFFQALKDRIGNFETDTLMSDSASVFYNAWVSVFPTPKKRSHCSWQVDKCGHKKLQTHIPTSKFSEEESQHLKMYNYGLNEQKFRKMVQELESWLSNVKTLLTFLHGNIC, encoded by the exons ATGGAACAGCCTGAAACTTCAGAGCTTGAGACGCTCCACCCTAGccaccactacctctctctACAACCAGCGTGCAAAAGGCTGAAAGATGATCTTAGTCACCAAGAAATG atgaagacaaagaagaatgtATTTGAATGTCCCATCTGTAAAGTGCAAATGTCTACAAGACAAGCACTCtggaaacataagaaaagaaaacatcctGAAGCaactaaagaagaaagcaaaaacaaaaattctCTTCAGTGTATGGACTGTGAATTCAG ATGTCCTCGAGTAGTGGATTTAATAAAACATTATGAAAATCATCATGATAGGAAACTCTCTCTTCAGACTCAAGATTTTGCAACAGAAGGAGAGTTTTTAaactggaaggaggaagaagaaagacgaactAAAGCCTCCTTTGTACAGCACTGTGGGCCCCGccagagagagagtgcagttgTGCAATACTTTTACTGTAATAGGTCTGGGTTTTTTGTaacaaaaggagagggaaaaaggaatttAAAAAGACAAGGTTCCTCTAAGATTGGTGCCACATGTCCTGCTTTCATTAAATTTACTCTGGACAGAAGTACCAGCCGGGGCACTGCTGAGTATTGTCTCGATCACACCCATCCTTGTGATTATGCTCACCTGAGGCTGTCTGATGGAATACAGAGACGTGTTGCAACTCATCTTGCAAAGGGAGTCAAGATTGAGGCAATATTGGATGATGTGCGATGCAGTGTTCAGGCTTCAGATCGTGATGCATACATAGTTCGAAAAGATGTTCATAACATTAAGCATAGGATTAGTCGTTTAAGTGTTGATGTGAAAGAAAGACAGCCAGAGAATGTGACTTGTATAAGTTTACTGGTACATGAAATGAGTTCACAAAAGCTCAGCCCAATTTTGTACTATAAAGGGAAAGGAGTTGAATCAGACGTGCATGATGCAGATGATATATTAATCGGGATTCAGACAGATTTCCAAAAGGATATGTTTTTAAAGTATGGGAAAAATTGTGTTTGTATTGAAAGTTTACATGAAACAAATCAGTTtgaatattttcttattatagTAATGGTTATAGATGGCATGGGAGAGATTTTACCTGTTGCTTGGTTAATTTCTAACAAAGAAGATTCATGTGCATTAACAACATTTTTTCAAGCTCTAAAAGACAGAATAGGTAACTTTGAAACGGATACACTCATGAGTGACTCTGCCAGTGTTTTTTATAATGCGTGGGTGTCAGTCTTCCCTACTCCTAAAAAGAGATCCCACTGCAGTTGGCAAGTTGATAAATGTGGGCATAAAAAATTACAGACGCATATACCAACCAGTAAGTTCAGTGAAGAGGAAAGTCAACATCTCAAGATGTATAATTATGGACTGAATGAACAAAAATTTCGCAAAATGGTCCAGGAACTTGAGTCTTGGTTGTCAAATGTTAAAACTCTGCTCACATTTCTCCATGGAAATATTTGTTAG
- the LOC123517713 gene encoding uncharacterized protein LOC123517713 isoform X3 produces MEQPETSELETLHPSHHYLSLQPACKRLKDDLSHQEMMKTKKNVFECPICKVQMSTRQALWKHKKRKHPEATKEESKNKNSLQCMDCEFRLKILQQKESF; encoded by the exons ATGGAACAGCCTGAAACTTCAGAGCTTGAGACGCTCCACCCTAGccaccactacctctctctACAACCAGCGTGCAAAAGGCTGAAAGATGATCTTAGTCACCAAGAAATG atgaagacaaagaagaatgtATTTGAATGTCCCATCTGTAAAGTGCAAATGTCTACAAGACAAGCACTCtggaaacataagaaaagaaaacatcctGAAGCaactaaagaagaaagcaaaaacaaaaattctCTTCAGTGTATGGACTGTGAATTCAG ACTCAAGATTTTGCAACAGAAGGAGAGTTTTTAa
- the LOC123517713 gene encoding zinc finger protein 524-like isoform X4: MEQPETSELETLHPSHHYLSLQPACKRLKDDLSHQEMMKTKKNVFECPICKVQMSTRQALWKHKKRKHPEATKEESKNKNSLQCMDCEFRYRHLLWLQ; encoded by the exons ATGGAACAGCCTGAAACTTCAGAGCTTGAGACGCTCCACCCTAGccaccactacctctctctACAACCAGCGTGCAAAAGGCTGAAAGATGATCTTAGTCACCAAGAAATG atgaagacaaagaagaatgtATTTGAATGTCCCATCTGTAAAGTGCAAATGTCTACAAGACAAGCACTCtggaaacataagaaaagaaaacatcctGAAGCaactaaagaagaaagcaaaaacaaaaattctCTTCAGTGTATGGACTGTGAATTCAG